The following are encoded together in the Magnetospirillum gryphiswaldense MSR-1 v2 genome:
- the rfbC gene encoding dTDP-4-dehydrorhamnose 3,5-epimerase, with protein sequence MIVDKSEIDGVLTVTPGIFEDYRGYYVETYNQHDYQAAGIAVPFVQDDISVSRRGVLRGLHGDAKTWKLISCLSGEIYLAVLDCRDCSPTKGAWQGFTISDRNRMQVLVPPGVANGHAILSERAIFHYKQSEYYDPGSQFTVKWNDPAHGIWWPLSDPILSQRDR encoded by the coding sequence ATGATCGTCGACAAAAGCGAAATCGACGGTGTCCTTACCGTCACCCCCGGCATCTTCGAGGATTACCGCGGCTATTACGTCGAAACCTATAACCAGCATGACTACCAGGCCGCCGGCATCGCCGTCCCTTTCGTCCAGGACGACATTTCGGTGTCGCGCCGGGGCGTGCTGCGCGGGCTGCATGGCGATGCCAAGACCTGGAAGCTGATTTCCTGCCTGTCCGGAGAAATCTATCTGGCCGTCCTCGATTGCCGGGACTGCTCGCCCACCAAGGGGGCGTGGCAGGGCTTCACCATCAGCGACCGCAACCGAATGCAAGTGCTGGTACCGCCGGGGGTGGCCAACGGTCACGCCATTCTGAGCGAGCGGGCGATCTTTCACTACAAGCAGTCGGAATATTATGACCCCGGCAGCCAGTTCACCGTCAAATGGAACGATCCGGCGCACGGCATCTGGTGGCCGCTATCCGATCCGATCCTGTCGCAGCGCGACCGTTGA
- a CDS encoding glycosyltransferase family 2 protein: MNAHQQNATVAVITRTCNRPQLLERACGSVMAQSRRDFLWVLVNNGGDPIPVEAAAARAAAAGLAVQVHHIAAMGIEAASNHGIRHSVSTHVAIHDDDDCWEPEFLERTVGYLSDRSRLAGVATASTQVMERLDADGITILSRAPYQPWVRAIHLVDMAQRNLFPPIALLFRRDAWEQVGGFDEELPVLGDWDFNLKVLRHHDIGFIAEALANYHIRPGITDSADTNGNTITAGLDRFHETDPIIRNRLLRQDLDQGRIGLGWLVALGRQHQAMWTVLRGLMKNTKDTKP, encoded by the coding sequence GTGAACGCGCACCAGCAGAACGCGACGGTCGCCGTCATCACCCGCACCTGCAACCGCCCCCAGCTTCTGGAACGGGCCTGCGGCAGCGTCATGGCGCAAAGCCGGCGTGACTTTCTTTGGGTTTTGGTCAACAACGGCGGCGACCCCATCCCGGTCGAGGCGGCGGCGGCGCGGGCGGCGGCGGCGGGCTTGGCCGTCCAAGTACACCACATCGCCGCCATGGGAATAGAGGCCGCGTCCAATCACGGTATCCGCCATAGCGTCTCGACCCATGTGGCCATCCATGACGACGACGATTGCTGGGAACCGGAATTCCTGGAACGCACCGTCGGCTATCTGTCGGATCGGTCGCGTCTGGCCGGCGTCGCGACGGCATCGACGCAGGTGATGGAACGGTTGGATGCCGACGGCATCACTATCCTGTCCCGTGCCCCCTATCAACCTTGGGTGCGCGCCATCCATCTCGTCGATATGGCCCAGCGCAACCTTTTCCCGCCTATTGCCCTGCTCTTTCGCCGCGACGCCTGGGAACAGGTCGGCGGCTTCGATGAAGAACTGCCGGTATTGGGGGATTGGGACTTCAATCTCAAGGTGTTGCGCCATCACGATATCGGCTTCATCGCCGAAGCGCTGGCCAACTATCATATCCGTCCCGGCATCACCGACAGCGCCGACACCAACGGCAACACCATCACCGCCGGCCTCGACCGCTTCCACGAGACCGACCCCATAATCCGTAACCGTCTGCTGCGCCAAGACCTCGACCAGGGTCGCATCGGCCTGGGTTGGCTGGTCGCCCTGGGGCGACAACATCAGGCCATGTGGACGGTCTTGCGGGGATTGATGAAAAACACGAAGGACACCAAGCCATGA